One region of Streptomyces subrutilus genomic DNA includes:
- a CDS encoding nitric oxide synthase oxygenase has translation MEIPQQRSTTAQVWEAAEEFIRLFHRENHDAGDPRDRLAAVRSELAETGTYRHTPEELVHGARVAWRNSNRCIGRLYWNSLRVRDRRESTDAEGIAAECFEHLREATNGGRVRPTITVFAPDAPDRPGPLIWSEQLVRYAGYGDHHSVTVGDARNAPLTEALLRLGWRGGAGTPFDLLPLVVQGVDDKPRWFDTPEDAVLEVPIGHPDDEGWAQWGLRWHAVPAISNMCLEIGGIHYPAAPFNGWYMGTEIGARNLADTDRYNLLPAVARRLGLDTSSDRSLWKDRALVELNRAVLHSFDRAGVTMADHHTESRRFLSHLEREERKGRDVGADWSWIVPPISGSATPVFHRTYEDRPSSTAYVHHPGAQDRAQGRDLV, from the coding sequence ATGGAAATACCGCAACAGCGCTCCACCACCGCTCAGGTGTGGGAAGCGGCCGAGGAGTTCATCCGACTCTTCCACAGGGAGAACCACGATGCCGGCGATCCGCGCGACCGGCTCGCCGCCGTACGGTCCGAACTGGCGGAGACCGGAACCTACCGGCACACACCCGAGGAGCTGGTCCACGGGGCCCGGGTGGCCTGGCGCAACAGCAACCGCTGCATAGGCAGGCTCTACTGGAACTCCCTGCGGGTCCGGGACCGCCGGGAGAGCACCGATGCCGAGGGCATCGCCGCCGAATGCTTCGAGCACCTGCGCGAGGCGACCAACGGGGGCCGGGTCAGGCCCACGATCACCGTCTTCGCCCCCGACGCCCCGGACCGCCCCGGCCCGCTGATCTGGAGCGAGCAGCTCGTCCGATACGCCGGCTACGGGGACCACCACTCCGTCACCGTCGGGGACGCCCGCAACGCCCCGCTGACCGAGGCCCTGCTGAGGCTCGGCTGGCGCGGCGGCGCCGGCACCCCCTTCGACCTCCTGCCGCTCGTGGTGCAGGGCGTCGACGACAAGCCGCGCTGGTTCGACACCCCCGAGGACGCCGTCCTGGAAGTCCCGATCGGGCACCCCGACGACGAGGGCTGGGCGCAGTGGGGACTGCGCTGGCACGCCGTCCCCGCCATCTCCAACATGTGCCTGGAAATCGGCGGCATCCACTACCCGGCCGCGCCGTTCAACGGCTGGTACATGGGTACCGAGATCGGCGCCCGCAACCTCGCCGACACCGACCGGTACAACCTGCTGCCCGCCGTGGCCCGCCGGCTCGGCCTGGACACCTCCAGCGACCGCTCCCTGTGGAAGGACCGCGCGCTCGTCGAGCTCAACCGGGCTGTCCTGCACTCCTTCGACCGCGCCGGGGTCACCATGGCCGACCACCACACCGAGTCCCGGCGCTTCCTGTCCCACCTGGAACGGGAGGAGCGCAAGGGCCGCGACGTGGGCGCGGACTGGTCCTGGATCGTGCCGCCGATCTCCGGCTCGGCGACCCCGGTCTTCCACCGCACGTACGAGGACCGGCCGAGCAGCACCGCGTACGTCCACCACCCGGGCGCCCAAGACCGGGCCCAGGGGCGGGATTTGGTATAG
- a CDS encoding HelD family protein, which produces MSTEEFRKEQQFVTDLYVRLDHLRDQAERAVEGALREVGNGAQARLERDVLVAEQSGLLSALNAGENGLCFGRLEFSDGRDHHIGRIGIRADDAERTPLVLDWRAEVARPFYLATGHTPMGLRRRRHISSRGRVVTALHDEILDLADAERTGYEGADADAVLLAALDAARTGRMHDIVRTIQAEQDRVIRSTHRGVLVVEGGPGTGKTAVALHRAAYLLYAHRELLAKRGVLIVGPGPAFLGYIGGVLPALGETGVLLATPGELYPGVHATGTDRPGAAAVKGRASMARVLARVVEDRQCLPETVPARTGEEFDTVPEPALEIDHDDYGTLLLDRTMAYEARDRARATGLPHNEARPSFAFRIIDALTAQLADRLGADPYGGPNLLGPDDVAQLGKEIAMSPAVHAAIDSLWPSLTPERLVRDFLAEPTHLPAHEAELIRREPSARPDWTPADVPLLDEAAELLGEDDSARRAAEERERQRRIAYAQGVLDLSEGSRSYEFEDEENEYLAAHDIIDAERMAERQEEADHRSAAERAAADRTWAFGHVIVDEAQELSEMAWRLLMRRCPTRSMTLVGDPAQTAEEAGCGSWERVLRPYVGERWELVRLGVNYRTPAEIMEVAAAVLRDRDPGFAPPSSVRATGVRPWARAAQDLAGAVAEAVRRELPAQGRLAVIAPRELHAPLAAGLPGVRAGAQPDLTREVVLLDPRQAKGLEFDTVIVVEPADFQPSDLYVALTRATQALGVVHTPGRLPAGLEAAGEGLLRR; this is translated from the coding sequence TTGTCAACCGAGGAATTCCGTAAAGAGCAGCAATTCGTCACGGACCTCTATGTGCGCCTCGACCACCTGCGCGACCAGGCCGAACGCGCTGTCGAGGGAGCATTGCGGGAGGTCGGGAACGGTGCTCAGGCACGTCTGGAGCGCGATGTCCTGGTCGCCGAGCAGTCCGGACTGCTTTCCGCGCTGAATGCGGGAGAGAACGGCCTGTGTTTCGGCCGTCTGGAGTTCTCCGACGGCCGCGACCACCACATCGGGCGCATCGGAATCCGCGCGGACGACGCGGAGCGCACGCCCCTGGTGCTGGACTGGCGGGCCGAGGTGGCCCGGCCCTTCTACCTCGCCACCGGCCACACTCCCATGGGCCTGCGGCGACGCCGGCACATCAGCAGCCGCGGACGGGTGGTGACCGCCCTGCACGACGAGATCCTCGACCTGGCGGACGCGGAGCGCACCGGGTACGAGGGCGCCGACGCGGACGCCGTGCTGCTCGCCGCGCTGGACGCCGCCAGGACGGGCCGGATGCACGACATCGTGCGCACCATCCAGGCGGAACAGGACCGCGTCATCCGCTCCACGCACCGCGGGGTGCTGGTCGTCGAGGGCGGGCCCGGCACCGGCAAGACGGCGGTGGCCCTGCACCGGGCCGCGTACCTGCTGTACGCGCACCGCGAGCTGCTCGCCAAGCGCGGGGTGCTGATCGTCGGGCCGGGCCCCGCGTTCCTGGGCTACATCGGCGGGGTACTGCCGGCGCTCGGCGAGACGGGAGTCCTGCTCGCCACGCCGGGCGAGCTCTATCCCGGTGTGCACGCGACGGGGACCGACCGGCCCGGCGCGGCCGCGGTGAAGGGCCGGGCCTCGATGGCGCGGGTCCTGGCGCGGGTGGTCGAGGACCGGCAGTGTCTGCCGGAGACCGTGCCGGCCCGCACCGGCGAGGAGTTCGACACGGTGCCCGAGCCCGCGCTGGAGATCGACCACGACGACTACGGGACGCTGCTGCTGGACCGCACGATGGCGTACGAGGCGCGGGACCGGGCCCGGGCCACCGGGCTGCCGCACAACGAGGCGCGGCCCTCCTTCGCCTTCCGGATCATCGACGCGCTCACCGCGCAGCTCGCCGACCGGCTGGGGGCGGATCCGTACGGCGGCCCGAACCTGCTGGGCCCGGACGACGTGGCCCAGCTGGGCAAGGAGATCGCGATGAGCCCGGCCGTGCACGCGGCGATCGACTCCCTGTGGCCCTCGCTGACCCCCGAGCGGCTGGTCCGCGACTTCCTGGCGGAGCCCACGCACCTGCCGGCGCACGAGGCGGAGCTGATCCGGCGCGAGCCGTCGGCGCGGCCGGACTGGACCCCGGCCGACGTGCCGCTGCTGGACGAGGCGGCGGAGCTGCTCGGGGAGGACGACAGCGCGCGGCGCGCCGCCGAGGAGCGCGAGCGGCAGCGGCGCATCGCCTACGCGCAGGGGGTGCTGGACCTGTCGGAGGGCTCCCGGTCCTACGAGTTCGAGGACGAGGAGAACGAGTACCTCGCGGCGCACGACATCATCGACGCCGAGCGGATGGCCGAGCGCCAGGAGGAGGCCGACCACCGCAGCGCGGCCGAGCGGGCCGCCGCGGACCGCACCTGGGCCTTCGGGCACGTGATCGTGGACGAGGCGCAGGAGCTGTCGGAGATGGCGTGGCGGCTGCTGATGCGGCGCTGCCCGACCCGCTCGATGACGCTGGTCGGCGATCCGGCCCAGACCGCAGAGGAGGCGGGCTGCGGATCGTGGGAGCGCGTCCTGCGCCCGTACGTGGGCGAGCGCTGGGAGCTGGTCCGGCTGGGGGTCAACTACCGTACGCCCGCCGAGATCATGGAGGTGGCGGCCGCCGTGCTGCGGGACCGCGATCCCGGCTTCGCCCCGCCGAGCTCGGTACGGGCCACCGGGGTCCGCCCGTGGGCCCGGGCGGCGCAGGACCTGGCGGGGGCCGTCGCGGAGGCGGTGCGCCGGGAGCTGCCCGCGCAGGGGCGGCTCGCGGTGATCGCGCCCCGGGAGCTGCACGCCCCGCTGGCCGCGGGGCTGCCGGGGGTGCGGGCCGGGGCGCAGCCGGATCTGACCCGGGAGGTGGTCCTGCTCGATCCGCGCCAGGCCAAGGGGCTGGAGTTCGACACGGTGATCGTGGTGGAGCCGGCCGACTTCCAGCCGAGCGACCTGTACGTGGCGCTGACCCGGGCCACGCAGGCCCTGGGGGTGGTGCACACCCCCGGCCGGCTGCCGGCGGGGCTGGAGGCGGCCGGCGAGGGGCTGCTCAGGCGCTGA
- a CDS encoding FUSC family protein, producing the protein MFVAPDPGRLRLRNSARAVIGVGAAVALAELCGLSLTASITGGLAALLALFTVVDANVRAQRVTTALLPVAGFPVLALATTLHGVPLVRDAAFLAVVFAGVYARRGGPRGHALGIFGFMMFFVTQFLHAVPGQLPELYAAVGLALLAAGAVRFVLWPIERRTPPAPAPPGLPGTGLARPTTRQAFQATAACAFALAIGQALSEDRWYWAVGTAWWIFVNTASRGETLVRGFRRVLGTVLGIAAGLLIAVPLHGAPAPTAALVAVCVFGIFYTAAPSYSWMMFFVTVMAGLLYGLLGVLHPGLLLLRFQETAVGALGVALAVVIILPVTTHAANDAWIQRALHCVRASTAAALDRLAGNPAADPAPHAAELELLLGRVRMALAPLVHPLSPLRARKARARQVLALLDECAREVRGLVAVAADPQASHDARLAAACWRVEAAVEALTAPDSTPELIAPPRPRPAAPAEPALAHLHGLEHALVALAAPLRTDPRAPLVISA; encoded by the coding sequence ATGTTCGTGGCTCCGGACCCGGGGCGTCTGAGACTGCGCAACTCGGCCCGTGCGGTGATCGGCGTCGGCGCCGCCGTGGCCCTCGCGGAGCTCTGCGGCCTCTCCCTGACCGCCTCCATCACCGGGGGACTGGCCGCCCTGCTCGCCCTCTTCACCGTGGTCGACGCGAACGTGCGCGCCCAGCGCGTCACCACCGCCCTGCTGCCCGTCGCGGGCTTCCCGGTCCTCGCTCTGGCCACCACCCTGCACGGGGTGCCGCTCGTCCGGGACGCCGCCTTCCTCGCCGTCGTGTTCGCCGGGGTCTACGCCCGCCGCGGGGGCCCGCGCGGCCACGCCCTCGGCATCTTCGGCTTCATGATGTTCTTCGTCACCCAGTTCCTGCACGCCGTCCCCGGACAGCTGCCCGAGCTGTACGCCGCCGTCGGACTGGCCCTGCTCGCCGCCGGGGCCGTGCGCTTCGTGCTGTGGCCCATCGAGCGCCGCACCCCGCCCGCCCCCGCCCCGCCCGGCCTGCCGGGCACGGGCCTCGCGCGACCCACCACCCGCCAGGCCTTCCAGGCCACCGCCGCCTGCGCCTTCGCCCTCGCCATCGGCCAGGCGCTCTCCGAGGACCGCTGGTACTGGGCCGTCGGCACCGCCTGGTGGATCTTCGTGAACACCGCCTCCCGAGGCGAGACCCTCGTACGGGGCTTCCGGCGGGTCCTCGGCACCGTCCTCGGCATCGCCGCCGGGCTGCTGATCGCCGTACCGCTGCACGGCGCGCCCGCGCCGACCGCGGCCCTCGTCGCCGTGTGCGTCTTCGGGATCTTCTACACCGCGGCCCCCTCCTACTCCTGGATGATGTTCTTCGTCACCGTCATGGCCGGGCTGCTCTACGGACTCCTCGGGGTCCTGCACCCCGGACTGCTGCTCCTGCGCTTCCAGGAGACGGCGGTCGGCGCGCTCGGCGTGGCCCTCGCCGTCGTGATCATCCTCCCGGTGACCACCCACGCCGCCAACGACGCCTGGATCCAGCGCGCCCTGCACTGCGTCCGCGCCTCCACCGCGGCCGCCCTGGACCGGCTCGCGGGCAACCCCGCCGCCGACCCCGCCCCGCACGCCGCCGAACTGGAACTCCTGCTGGGCCGGGTACGGATGGCCCTCGCGCCCCTCGTCCACCCGCTGAGCCCGCTGCGCGCCCGCAAGGCCCGGGCCCGCCAGGTGCTGGCGCTGCTCGACGAATGCGCCCGGGAGGTGCGCGGACTGGTCGCCGTCGCCGCCGACCCGCAGGCCTCGCACGACGCCCGGCTGGCCGCCGCCTGCTGGCGCGTGGAGGCCGCCGTCGAGGCGCTCACCGCGCCCGACAGCACCCCCGAGCTCATCGCACCGCCCCGGCCCCGGCCCGCCGCGCCCGCGGAACCGGCCCTCGCCCACCTGCACGGCCTGGAGCACGCCCTCGTCGCGCTCGCCGCCCCGCTGCGCACCGACCCGCGGGCACCCCTGGTCATCAGCGCCTGA
- a CDS encoding SpoIIE family protein phosphatase, whose product MLRRLDTLATADDRRRPATCLLVRIDPARGIALYASAGHLPPAMFGGDGTGGLLDVPVGPPLGTGIGGYEALGRPISADQTLLLYTDGLAERRGEGIDTSLARLAGLGTAPGRRSRTS is encoded by the coding sequence GTGCTGCGCCGGCTGGACACCCTGGCGACCGCGGACGACCGGCGGCGGCCCGCGACCTGCCTGCTGGTGCGGATCGATCCCGCGCGCGGCATCGCCCTGTACGCGAGTGCGGGCCACCTGCCGCCCGCCATGTTCGGCGGCGACGGCACGGGCGGGCTGCTCGACGTGCCCGTGGGCCCGCCGCTGGGTACGGGCATCGGCGGCTACGAGGCCCTCGGCCGGCCGATCTCCGCCGACCAGACCCTGCTGCTGTACACGGACGGCCTGGCGGAACGGCGGGGCGAGGGCATCGACACCTCCCTGGCCAGGCTCGCCGGCCTGGGCACGGCGCCGGGGCGCCGGTCGAGGACATCGTGA
- a CDS encoding sensor histidine kinase encodes MVREGSSPGSPGPASPVIWALPALLTAALTGVTVALVSAPARTPVAWFGAAAFVAVALACGEAARRGKAVAALRATVAVQEAALSRQQTETVRLAEALLPDVVTRLRKGEFPEDVLASLEDASTYQPGLTPAFRAAHHAVLRSVLDAVVAEEDLRDSAQRAFVNIARRVQAIVHQQAQELREMEDRHGRDPAVFGDLLRLDHGTALIGRLADSIAVLGGARPGRQWNKAVPLYSVLRGAMSRIIDYQRVELHSVSQVAVVGPAVEPLIHALAELLDNATRYSPPQTKVHLTAVDVNSGIAIEIEDGGLSMSEEARKRAERMLRQAQEGIDLTDLGETPRLGLAVVGRLSQAYDFRVSLRSSAYGGVRAVLVVPQGLITTVSTATGVAHGIGTSSGPRAALEPAAAPAQPPRPATGPLVPADADEVPLVTERTMNGLPQRRRKARATAPDETTAAGRTTAEGPERTEAQPGMWLAAFQSGLSGDSRTAGSHTAESQTTDTSPAVASKGEQP; translated from the coding sequence ATGGTTCGAGAGGGATCGTCGCCCGGCAGTCCAGGGCCCGCCTCACCCGTCATCTGGGCACTGCCCGCGCTGCTGACCGCCGCGCTGACGGGGGTCACCGTGGCGCTGGTCTCGGCCCCCGCCCGCACGCCCGTGGCGTGGTTCGGTGCGGCGGCCTTCGTGGCCGTCGCGCTCGCGTGCGGTGAGGCGGCCCGGCGCGGCAAGGCGGTGGCGGCGCTCCGCGCCACGGTGGCCGTGCAGGAGGCGGCCCTGTCCCGGCAGCAGACCGAGACGGTGCGGCTGGCCGAGGCGCTGCTGCCCGATGTGGTGACGCGCCTGCGCAAGGGCGAGTTCCCCGAGGACGTGCTCGCCTCTCTTGAGGACGCCAGCACCTACCAGCCCGGTCTGACCCCCGCCTTCCGCGCCGCCCACCACGCGGTGCTGCGCTCGGTGCTCGACGCCGTGGTGGCGGAGGAGGACCTGCGCGACTCGGCGCAGCGCGCCTTCGTCAACATCGCCCGCCGCGTCCAGGCCATCGTGCACCAACAGGCCCAGGAGCTGCGGGAGATGGAGGACCGGCACGGCCGGGACCCGGCCGTCTTCGGCGATCTGCTCCGGCTCGACCACGGCACCGCGCTGATCGGCCGGCTCGCCGACTCCATCGCCGTGCTCGGCGGGGCGCGGCCCGGCCGCCAGTGGAACAAGGCCGTGCCGCTGTACAGCGTGCTGCGCGGCGCCATGTCCAGGATCATCGACTACCAGCGCGTGGAGCTGCACTCCGTCTCGCAGGTCGCCGTGGTCGGCCCGGCCGTCGAGCCGCTCATCCACGCGCTGGCGGAGCTGCTGGACAACGCCACCCGCTACTCCCCGCCGCAGACCAAGGTCCACCTGACCGCCGTCGACGTGAACTCGGGCATCGCGATCGAGATCGAGGACGGCGGCCTGAGCATGAGCGAAGAGGCCCGCAAGCGGGCCGAGCGCATGCTGCGCCAGGCGCAGGAGGGCATCGACCTCACCGACCTGGGCGAGACCCCGCGGCTGGGCCTCGCCGTGGTCGGCCGGCTCTCCCAGGCGTACGACTTCCGGGTCTCGCTGCGCTCCTCGGCGTACGGCGGCGTACGGGCCGTCCTCGTCGTCCCGCAGGGGCTGATCACCACCGTCTCGACCGCGACCGGCGTCGCCCACGGCATCGGCACCTCCTCGGGGCCCCGTGCGGCCCTCGAACCGGCGGCCGCTCCCGCGCAGCCGCCCCGGCCGGCCACGGGCCCGCTGGTCCCGGCGGACGCGGACGAGGTGCCCCTGGTGACCGAACGGACCATGAACGGGCTGCCGCAGCGCCGCCGCAAGGCGCGTGCCACGGCCCCCGACGAGACCACCGCCGCCGGGCGGACCACCGCCGAGGGCCCGGAACGGACCGAGGCACAGCCCGGCATGTGGCTGGCCGCCTTCCAGAGCGGTCTGTCCGGGGACAGCCGGACCGCGGGGAGCCACACCGCGGAAAGCCAGACCACAGACACCTCGCCGGCCGTGGCGAGCAAGGGGGAACAGCCATGA
- a CDS encoding roadblock/LC7 domain-containing protein — protein MSQLQTNMDWMLKDLAESVPQTRHVIVLSADGLRMAQYGAQTDTADRLAAACAGLQSLAGAVASELPNGDGRMRLVVIEMDGGFFYLMAAGAGAYLAVLADEGVDAGLMGQRMRDLVARIGEHLSSPPRSDRQTA, from the coding sequence ATGAGTCAGCTGCAGACCAATATGGACTGGATGCTCAAGGACCTGGCCGAGAGCGTTCCGCAGACCCGGCACGTCATCGTGCTCTCCGCCGACGGCCTGCGCATGGCCCAGTACGGTGCGCAGACCGACACGGCCGACCGGCTCGCCGCCGCCTGCGCCGGACTGCAGAGCCTGGCCGGCGCGGTCGCCTCCGAACTCCCCAACGGCGACGGCCGCATGCGGCTCGTCGTGATCGAGATGGACGGCGGGTTCTTCTACCTGATGGCGGCGGGCGCCGGCGCCTACCTGGCGGTCCTGGCCGACGAGGGCGTCGACGCGGGCCTGATGGGCCAGCGCATGCGCGACCTGGTGGCGCGGATCGGAGAGCACCTCAGCAGCCCGCCGCGCAGCGACCGGCAGACCGCGTGA
- a CDS encoding DUF742 domain-containing protein codes for MREPGATWEDGSPERLYVITGGRSGPSVPSGLDLVTLIVAQSGPRPGMQPEHAAIVRLCQAPLSVAEISAYLGLPVSVVTVLIDDLLTSGQVLSRAPVARAQLPDLALIEAVIDGLRKL; via the coding sequence GTGAGGGAGCCGGGCGCCACCTGGGAGGACGGCAGCCCCGAGCGGCTCTACGTCATCACGGGCGGTCGCAGCGGGCCGTCGGTTCCCAGCGGCCTCGACCTGGTCACCCTGATCGTCGCCCAGTCGGGGCCGCGGCCCGGCATGCAGCCGGAGCACGCGGCGATCGTGCGGTTGTGCCAGGCGCCCCTGTCCGTGGCCGAGATCTCCGCGTACCTCGGCCTGCCGGTGAGCGTGGTCACCGTCCTGATCGACGACCTGCTCACGTCGGGCCAGGTGCTCTCCCGCGCACCCGTCGCCCGCGCCCAACTCCCCGACCTGGCATTGATAGAGGCAGTGATCGATGGACTTCGAAAGCTCTGA
- a CDS encoding GTP-binding protein, whose product MDFESSEVSPAGPRREDVLPATAAAAVKVVIVGGFGVGKTTLVGAVSEIRPLTTEETMTQAGVGVDDTAGVERKTSTTVAMDFGRISINEELVLYLFGTPGQQRFWFLWRGLFEGALGAVVLVDTRRLEVSFDVIGRLEERGVPFVVAVNSFPGAPQYPVEELRSALDLPAAVPLVLCDARRRDSSRDVLMTLMRYLHSLAVTPEAS is encoded by the coding sequence ATGGACTTCGAAAGCTCTGAGGTGTCGCCCGCCGGGCCGCGGCGCGAGGACGTACTGCCGGCCACGGCCGCCGCCGCGGTCAAGGTGGTGATCGTCGGCGGCTTCGGGGTCGGCAAGACGACCCTGGTCGGCGCGGTGAGCGAGATCCGGCCCCTGACCACCGAGGAGACGATGACCCAGGCCGGGGTCGGCGTCGACGACACGGCTGGTGTGGAGCGCAAGACCTCCACCACCGTGGCCATGGACTTCGGCCGCATCAGCATCAACGAGGAGTTGGTGCTGTACCTCTTCGGCACCCCCGGCCAGCAGCGGTTCTGGTTCCTCTGGCGCGGCCTGTTCGAGGGCGCGCTGGGTGCGGTGGTCCTGGTCGACACCCGCCGACTGGAGGTCAGTTTCGACGTGATCGGCCGGTTGGAGGAGCGCGGAGTGCCCTTCGTGGTCGCCGTCAACTCCTTCCCCGGCGCGCCCCAGTACCCGGTCGAGGAACTGCGCAGCGCCCTCGACCTGCCCGCGGCCGTCCCGCTGGTGCTCTGCGACGCCCGGCGGCGCGACTCCAGCCGTGACGTCCTGATGACGTTGATGCGCTATCTGCACTCCCTCGCCGTGACCCCGGAGGCATCGTGA
- a CDS encoding cytochrome P450, with the protein MSPSPSPAASTPPPGCPAHRLYGPEAEADPMGLYEKLRAEHGAVAPVLVQGDLPAWLVLGHRENLDVTRTPSRFSRDPRRWRDQQEGRVPADHPLTPMTAWQPVCHLVDGAEHERLRGAVTESLERFDRRGVRRYVKRFADQLIDQFVEAGQGDLVADFAEPLPMLVMTQLVGAPDSYGPRLVEAARDMLKGTETAVASNAYVTATLRELVLRKRAVPGRDFTTWMAEHPTSLADEEIVEHLRLVMIAAFETTANLIANTLRLVLTDRRFRANLAGGHMPLPDALEQVLWDEPPMATILGRWAIGDTELGGAQIKAGDMLLLGLAAGNVDPEIRPDLTVPVHGNRSHLAFSSGPHECPGADIGRAIAETGIDSLLTRLPDLELAVPEDELRWTASLMSRHLVALPVRFTPRGTSVTGSTRAPAAAAAAAPAAPLPGERPAVRVRWWARLLGRRRR; encoded by the coding sequence GTGAGCCCTTCCCCCTCCCCCGCCGCTTCGACTCCGCCGCCGGGCTGTCCCGCGCACCGGCTCTACGGCCCCGAGGCCGAGGCGGACCCGATGGGCCTGTACGAGAAGCTGCGGGCCGAGCACGGCGCGGTGGCCCCCGTCCTCGTCCAGGGCGACCTGCCCGCCTGGCTGGTGCTCGGCCACCGCGAGAACCTGGACGTGACCCGCACCCCGTCCCGGTTCTCCCGGGACCCGCGCCGCTGGCGGGACCAGCAGGAGGGCCGGGTTCCGGCCGACCACCCGCTCACGCCGATGACCGCGTGGCAGCCCGTGTGCCACCTGGTCGACGGTGCGGAGCACGAGCGGCTGCGCGGTGCGGTCACCGAGTCGCTGGAGCGCTTCGACCGGCGCGGCGTGCGGCGGTACGTCAAGCGCTTCGCCGATCAGCTGATCGACCAGTTCGTCGAGGCCGGGCAGGGCGACCTCGTCGCGGACTTCGCCGAGCCGCTGCCGATGCTGGTGATGACCCAGCTGGTCGGGGCGCCCGATTCGTACGGCCCGCGCCTGGTCGAGGCCGCCCGCGACATGCTCAAGGGCACCGAGACGGCCGTCGCCAGCAATGCGTACGTGACGGCCACCCTGCGCGAACTCGTGCTGCGCAAGCGGGCGGTGCCCGGCCGGGACTTCACCACGTGGATGGCCGAGCACCCGACCTCACTGGCCGACGAGGAGATCGTCGAGCACCTGCGCCTGGTGATGATCGCGGCGTTCGAGACGACCGCCAACCTCATCGCGAACACCCTGCGCTTGGTGCTGACCGACCGGCGGTTCCGCGCGAACCTCGCCGGCGGCCACATGCCCCTGCCCGACGCGCTGGAGCAGGTCCTGTGGGACGAGCCCCCGATGGCCACGATCCTGGGGCGCTGGGCCATCGGTGACACCGAGCTCGGCGGGGCGCAGATCAAGGCCGGGGACATGCTGCTGCTGGGGCTCGCGGCCGGGAACGTCGATCCGGAGATCCGTCCCGACCTGACGGTGCCCGTCCACGGCAACCGCTCGCACCTGGCCTTCAGCAGCGGCCCCCACGAGTGCCCCGGCGCGGACATCGGCCGGGCCATCGCGGAGACCGGGATCGACTCCCTGCTGACCCGGCTGCCCGACCTGGAACTGGCCGTCCCCGAGGACGAGCTGCGGTGGACGGCGTCCCTCATGTCCCGCCACCTGGTCGCGCTTCCGGTGCGGTTCACCCCGCGGGGGACCTCTGTCACGGGCAGCACGCGGGCACCGGCCGCGGCGGCCGCCGCCGCGCCGGCCGCTCCCCTTCCCGGGGAGCGGCCGGCGGTGCGGGTCCGCTGGTGGGCCCGGCTGCTGGGCCGCCGCCGCCGCTGA
- a CDS encoding methyltransferase domain-containing protein, giving the protein MDSNLVIQPHAGGQAFDQSQVPLYYSRKTADILHKYGPGPRVHFHMGLFAPGETPNTTVSQRVLKRRIIASQEAIVEHAARTWGAYATPPASLLDIGCGVGGGSLYWAQEHGAEVTGLTVAAEHVPLIRRFARQAGVGDRVTPLLADVHDYTAPRGFDAAYACESSGYLDRERLFEVVAKALKPGGWFGIQEHFICRPEWTDFIDAYYKTRLGTLTEYIVAARAAGFELEQDEDLTDRVAEFWVQSMAWNTAELDRIEHTGAPAAWSRERLRESTITHGKLFRIWRDHALETRLLLFRLGGGS; this is encoded by the coding sequence ATGGACAGCAACCTCGTCATCCAGCCCCACGCTGGTGGCCAGGCGTTCGACCAGAGCCAAGTGCCGCTCTACTACAGCCGGAAGACGGCTGACATCCTCCACAAATACGGTCCGGGACCGCGGGTCCACTTCCACATGGGCCTCTTCGCTCCCGGCGAGACACCGAACACCACGGTCTCGCAGCGCGTGCTCAAGCGCCGCATCATCGCGTCCCAGGAGGCGATCGTCGAACACGCCGCCCGGACCTGGGGCGCCTACGCCACCCCGCCCGCCAGCCTCCTCGACATAGGCTGCGGTGTCGGCGGCGGCTCGCTCTACTGGGCGCAGGAACACGGAGCCGAGGTCACCGGCCTCACCGTCGCCGCGGAACACGTGCCCCTCATCCGGCGGTTCGCCCGGCAGGCCGGGGTGGGCGACCGGGTGACGCCCCTGCTCGCGGACGTCCACGACTACACCGCGCCGCGCGGATTCGACGCCGCCTACGCCTGCGAGAGCTCCGGCTACCTGGACCGCGAACGGCTCTTCGAGGTGGTCGCCAAGGCCCTGAAGCCGGGCGGCTGGTTCGGGATCCAGGAGCACTTCATCTGCCGTCCCGAGTGGACCGACTTCATCGACGCCTACTACAAGACGCGCCTAGGCACCCTCACCGAGTACATCGTCGCCGCCCGGGCCGCCGGGTTCGAGCTGGAGCAGGACGAGGACCTCACCGACCGGGTCGCCGAGTTCTGGGTCCAGTCCATGGCCTGGAACACCGCGGAGTTGGACCGGATCGAGCACACCGGCGCCCCCGCCGCATGGTCCCGGGAACGACTCCGGGAGTCGACCATCACGCACGGCAAGCTCTTCCGCATCTGGCGCGACCACGCCCTGGAGACCCGGCTGCTGCTCTTCCGGCTGGGCGGGGGGAGCTGA